GCTGAGTACTTCAGAGATGAGGAGGGTCAGGATGTGTTATTGTTCATCGACAACATTTTCAGATTCACCCAGGCCGGTTCTGAGGTCTCTGCCTTGTTGGGTAGAATTCCTTCTGCCGTTGGTTATCAGCCAACCTTGGCAACCGATATGGGTTTGTTACAGGAGAGAATTACCACCACCAAGAAGGGATCTGTCACATCTGTCCAGGCCGTTTACGTTCCAGCTGATGATTTGACTGATCCTGCTCCAGCTACCACATTTGCTCACTTGGATGCCACTACTGTGTTGTCCAGAGGTATTTCAGAGTTGGGTATCTACCCTGCCGTTGATCCTTTGGACTCCAAGTCCAGATTGCTAGATGCTGATGTTGTTGGACAGGAGCATTACGATGTCGCTACCCGTGTTCAGGAGACTTTGCAAGCTTACAAGTCCTTGCAGGATATCATCGCCATTTTGGGTATGGATGAGTTGTCCGAACAGGATAAGCTTACTGTCGagagagcaagaaaaatcCAGAGATTCTTGTCTCAGCCATTCCACGTTGCCGAAGTCTTCACCGGTATGCCAGGTAAGTTGGTCAAGTTGGAGGATACCGTTGAGTCTTTCAAGGCCGTTCTAGATGGTAAGTACGACAACCTCCCTGAGAGTGCCTTCTATATGGTTGGTGGCATTGAAGAAGTCATCAAGAAGGCTGAGAAGATTGCTGCTGAGGAGAACTGAGTGCACATATTTGCATAAATTCCTTAGTTTGTAACGAACACGCCATTAGACCTTATTCATCATTTGAAAgctttaaaaaagaaaaactgtTAAAAAAACATATATGAATTCGGATGGTACAGAGAAGCGAATTTCAACTACAAGTGCATGTGCTGAGTAGCCGCTGACTGCTGGTTTCTTTTTTGGGGAGGgcatattcttctttctcctttatttattacttttgGTTTTTGGACTTTGCACTGTTCACTTGgagtttttcttctttttgcgCTGTTTCGAACGACATAcgattcttatttttttgttatataCCTTTCATAAAGAGATTCTTTTACATTAAATTCTAAATGTCAAGAAAGCATGTATTGTGGTGGtgtaaatatttgaatgatTATCGTATGGTCACTTTGCATCGATAGAGTGGATACCGCGCCTCGCTTTGTCCACATATGCTGAATATCTCGAAGTTTTCGGTGTTCTTTATTCTCGTCCAAATTCcattcagcttttttttttctatccCTCCCCTCCATCTGTCCTTTCCGTACTCTGCCTGAAGATGGCAAGGGtaaaaatttcatcaaatttatgGGCAAGCGCAAGGGATAAATAACTACGTAATAACCTAAAATACTATagtttcctttttatatgTTCCCAAATTTGGCAGCTGCAACAGAATTATTGTTCAACAATTGACATAATGGATAAAATAATTGCAACCGCTAGCGGCCTTATGGATAGACCAGGCTTCAACTGGAAAGCTTGCATTATCGGGCTATCAACGGCGAACTTTCTCTTTGAATCTTATGTTGATTGGAGACAAATTCATGCTGTTACCAAAAATGGTGCCAAAGTTCCAAAGGAATTGGAGGGCAAGATTGATTCGGAGACGGTTGTGAAATCAAGCAGGTATTCAGTTAGCAAATTAAAATTTAGCCTAGTTTCCGGCCTCTTCAACTTGGTTGAAAACCTTTTCATTTAcaaatttgatttcttgCCTAAATTGTGGACTTGCACCGGGCATTTTGTTACTTCCCTTCTCGGAAAGCATCTACTTCCATCATGCATGTCTGGAATGATTACCCACTCATTATTCTTTACCGGTGCAATTAGCGTTGTTTCTACCTTCATAAGTCTCCCATTTAATTATTATAAGAACTTTGTTTTGGAGGAAGCTTACGGCTTCAACAAATTGACTGTAAAGCTATGGGTCTCCGACTTATTTAAGCAAACTGCCCTTGGCTTTGCCATTGGAGGACCGATTCTTGCTGCTTTTCTCAAGATTATTGATCATTTTGGCGATAAATTCATGTACTATCTTTCTGCATTCATGGGAGTGGTCCAAATTGTCATGCTAGTGATCTACCCTAAGTTCATTCAACCATTATTCAACAAGTTGAGTCCTATGGAGGATGGTGATATGAAAGTTGCTATTGAAAAACTTGCCCAAAGGAATAAATTCCCATTGGACAAATTGTACGTTATTGATGGCTCAAAAAGATCATCACATTCAAATGCATACTTCATGGGTTTACCATGGGGATCAAAACAGATTGTTTTATTCGACACTTTGATTGAGAAGAGTACTGTCACCGAAGTTGTTGCAGTTTTGGGCCATGAAATTGGACACTGGGCATTGTCTCACACCACAAAGTTGTTATTAATTAACCAGGCTCATATGTTTGCTATGTTCACCTTCTTTGCTGCATTTGTTAAGAATAATTCCCTCTATAAGAGTTTTGGTTTTTATAATGAACAACCAATTATTGTTGGATTTATGCTTTTCGGCGACATCTTTGGTCCTCTAGAT
This sequence is a window from Brettanomyces bruxellensis chromosome 5, complete sequence. Protein-coding genes within it:
- a CDS encoding uncharacterized protein (MEROPS:MER0002635), which produces MDKIIATASGLMDRPGFNWKACIIGLSTANFLFESYVDWRQIHAVTKNGAKVPKELEGKIDSETVVKSSRYSVSKLKFSLVSGLFNLVENLFIYKFDFLPKLWTCTGHFVTSLLGKHLLPSCMSGMITHSLFFTGAISVVSTFISLPFNYYKNFVLEEAYGFNKLTVKLWVSDLFKQTALGFAIGGPILAAFLKIIDHFGDKFMYYLSAFMGVVQIVMLVIYPKFIQPLFNKLSPMEDGDMKVAIEKLAQRNKFPLDKLYVIDGSKRSSHSNAYFMGLPWGSKQIVLFDTLIEKSTVTEVVAVLGHEIGHWALSHTTKLLLINQAHMFAMFTFFAAFVKNNSLYKSFGFYNEQPIIVGFMLFGDIFGPLDSVLAFAISLLSRTYEYQADEYSTRQGYGEELKKSLISLHKENLSSLVVDWLYSAYNYDHPHLVERLRHIDEIEDEISSEKKD